In one window of Legionella fallonii LLAP-10 DNA:
- a CDS encoding SPOR domain-containing protein gives MKLEMDEKLKHRLIGLAVIISLGAIFAPAMMKKSSQSLDHNMSVNIKLPQKPIAPDVVLSDEKEMFKTIKVAKVEIQPVPEGRQLTEMVKAEPVRSATFKDKQAEEIAKAVESEIKAEPVHLALNEAANHTAKKIIKTARVQSIAQSMPAKQPIKVATIVRPSSKQPTKISRPVVNKQIARVNKKTVTKKDIYAVQLASFSQLANAQALINKLRVKGYKANFVKIPTGQGNAVYKVYVGHSPRKTDVLRLKTQLASAMQLNGFVVNTGVS, from the coding sequence ATGAAACTGGAAATGGATGAGAAACTGAAACACCGCTTAATTGGATTAGCTGTTATTATTTCTTTGGGGGCAATTTTTGCACCTGCAATGATGAAAAAATCGAGTCAGAGTCTTGACCATAATATGAGTGTCAATATCAAGTTGCCGCAAAAGCCTATCGCTCCTGATGTGGTATTAAGTGATGAAAAAGAAATGTTTAAAACAATTAAAGTAGCTAAGGTTGAAATTCAACCCGTGCCTGAAGGACGGCAGCTAACTGAAATGGTAAAAGCAGAACCTGTTCGCTCTGCGACTTTTAAAGACAAGCAAGCTGAGGAAATAGCTAAAGCTGTTGAATCGGAAATTAAGGCTGAGCCTGTTCATCTTGCTTTAAATGAAGCGGCCAATCATACTGCAAAAAAAATAATTAAAACTGCAAGAGTTCAATCTATTGCACAATCTATGCCTGCTAAACAGCCTATAAAAGTTGCTACGATCGTTAGACCGTCTTCTAAGCAGCCTACAAAGATATCTCGTCCTGTAGTTAATAAGCAAATAGCTAGAGTCAATAAAAAGACAGTAACCAAAAAAGATATATATGCAGTTCAATTAGCCTCTTTTTCTCAATTAGCTAATGCCCAAGCTTTAATTAATAAATTACGTGTAAAAGGGTATAAAGCAAATTTTGTTAAAATTCCTACTGGACAAGGCAACGCTGTTTATAAGGTATATGTAGGGCACTCACCACGTAAAACAGATGTTTTGAGACTAAAAACTCAATTAGCTAGCGCAATGCAATTAAACGGTTTTGTCGTAAATACTGGAGTTAGTTAA
- a CDS encoding CvpA family protein: protein MQLQWIDIAIIAVIGLSVLTGLFRGFVKELVALCVWVLAIWLAFNYSQSLDPWLSSYIKEASARTAVGFIIILFATLLVGGVVNALLSFILKRAGLSGTDKTLGMLFGFIRGVFIIALIMLAVRMTSLPYQQYSKDSMLYARFDPVVDLLYAHLPEFIKQMKAVDKTENVIDTIPVV from the coding sequence ATGCAATTGCAATGGATTGATATAGCGATTATTGCTGTTATTGGTTTGTCTGTATTAACTGGTTTATTTAGAGGCTTCGTAAAAGAGCTTGTAGCCTTGTGTGTGTGGGTATTGGCTATATGGTTAGCTTTTAATTACAGTCAGAGTTTGGATCCGTGGTTATCCTCTTATATTAAAGAAGCGTCCGCTCGTACTGCAGTAGGATTTATTATCATTCTATTTGCTACGTTGCTTGTTGGTGGCGTAGTTAATGCTTTATTGAGTTTTATTTTAAAACGTGCCGGTTTAAGTGGTACAGATAAAACTTTAGGTATGCTTTTTGGTTTTATTCGCGGGGTTTTTATTATTGCTCTTATTATGTTAGCAGTTCGAATGACCTCCTTGCCTTATCAACAATATTCCAAAGATTCGATGCTATATGCACGTTTTGATCCGGTCGTTGACTTGCTTTATGCTCATCTACCTGAGTTTATAAAGCAAATGAAGGCAGTGGATAAAACTGAAAATGTTATTGATACAATCCCTGTTGTTTAA
- the nadD gene encoding nicotinate-nucleotide adenylyltransferase gives MHTIAIFGGTFDPVHYGHIQTSLSIQSHFSFDSYFFLPCKTPTLKPPTLANNQQRIEMLQLAIQPYPQFKLDLREIKRDSPSYMVETLSSFRAENKDASITLILGFDAFLSLTQWHQWEKIIQLANLLIINRKLFATIPVAKPIRELLIKHETKIKDALQTQKAGAIHLFDAGNYEISSTDIRRALSTNKQAETMLPKEVYQYIKQQGLYQ, from the coding sequence ATGCATACTATAGCTATTTTTGGAGGAACATTTGATCCTGTGCATTATGGACACATACAGACCAGCCTATCGATCCAGTCTCATTTTAGTTTTGATTCCTATTTTTTTCTTCCTTGTAAAACTCCAACACTAAAGCCACCCACCCTTGCTAATAATCAACAAAGAATTGAGATGCTTCAATTGGCAATTCAACCTTACCCTCAATTTAAACTGGATTTACGAGAAATTAAGCGCGACTCACCTTCTTATATGGTGGAAACTCTATCGAGTTTTAGAGCAGAAAATAAAGATGCCTCAATCACTTTGATTTTAGGATTTGATGCTTTTTTATCATTAACTCAATGGCATCAATGGGAAAAAATAATTCAATTAGCAAATCTGTTAATTATCAATAGAAAACTATTTGCCACCATCCCTGTAGCGAAACCTATAAGAGAATTATTAATAAAGCATGAAACTAAAATTAAAGACGCCCTTCAGACACAGAAAGCAGGCGCCATTCATTTGTTTGACGCCGGAAATTATGAAATATCATCTACTGATATTCGCAGAGCACTCAGTACAAATAAACAAGCAGAAACCATGCTCCCTAAAGAAGTTTATCAATACATTAAACAACAGGGATTGTATCAATAA
- the holA gene encoding DNA polymerase III subunit delta has protein sequence MQIKQSMLVQQLQKKIAPLYVLIGQEYYLLEESLTIIKSSIKKTYECDEKIFSLQSSEEWTNITEEASNYSLFSEASLLNIFYDKKTIDATGKKVITEYLRAMNSHCFAIIRAPNIPIKQIQWLCNHENAVVVVAYPLQTDAMKSWIKNQFKKNALKFDHQVPDLIYNYTQGNMLACAQVIEKITLTHAANSQINAHDALEHLSDQCVYTLFELTDACLLGHSNKAIHILRQAAEDKTEAILVLWVLTQEVRLLLQLLFHVQQNIDFKTACSQLKIWPQRMAFYQSSIKRLTSSFLEQLLQQCKLIDEQIKSNLNTQVWNSLEKLSLSLCLGEVCIL, from the coding sequence ATGCAAATTAAGCAGTCAATGCTGGTACAGCAATTACAAAAAAAAATTGCCCCACTTTATGTCTTAATTGGCCAAGAATATTATCTTCTGGAAGAAAGCTTAACGATAATAAAATCAAGCATAAAAAAAACTTATGAATGTGATGAAAAAATTTTTTCTCTTCAATCTTCCGAGGAGTGGACAAATATTACGGAAGAAGCCAGCAACTACTCTCTATTCTCAGAGGCATCTTTGCTAAATATATTTTATGATAAGAAAACAATTGATGCTACTGGCAAGAAAGTCATAACGGAATACCTACGCGCCATGAATTCGCATTGCTTTGCAATTATCCGCGCACCAAATATTCCAATAAAGCAAATACAATGGTTATGTAATCACGAGAATGCCGTGGTTGTTGTTGCTTATCCGTTACAAACGGATGCAATGAAAAGTTGGATTAAAAATCAATTCAAAAAAAACGCCCTAAAATTTGATCATCAAGTACCTGATTTAATTTATAATTATACTCAAGGTAATATGTTAGCTTGTGCCCAAGTTATAGAAAAAATTACGTTAACTCATGCAGCAAACAGTCAAATTAACGCACACGATGCATTAGAGCACTTATCCGATCAATGTGTTTATACTCTTTTTGAATTAACAGATGCCTGTTTATTAGGCCACAGTAATAAAGCAATTCATATCTTAAGACAAGCTGCTGAGGATAAAACAGAGGCGATCTTGGTTTTATGGGTATTAACTCAAGAAGTAAGATTACTATTGCAATTACTTTTTCACGTACAGCAAAATATTGATTTTAAAACTGCTTGCAGCCAATTAAAGATATGGCCTCAACGCATGGCCTTTTATCAGTCGTCAATTAAACGATTAACATCTTCTTTTTTAGAGCAATTATTGCAGCAGTGTAAGCTTATAGACGAACAAATTAAATCCAATTTAAATACCCAAGTCTGGAACTCTTTGGAGAAATTGTCACTATCTCTATGTTTAGGTGAAGTATGCATACTATAG
- a CDS encoding LPS-assembly lipoprotein LptE codes for MFIKFFSKLSCSATALRCSVFGKSSVPLVLALLLSACGFHLRGLIDVPEWLNNVSIISKDGNKELISILKSQLEGYKIRVNPDPAFAKYWLIISNVNVHQQVVSIGASTNPRQYQLILTLVFTLQTSRGQVIKPPQYISVSRQLTVNSDRILGSNDEETILVNEMKKEAVLQIINRLSRK; via the coding sequence ATGTTTATTAAGTTTTTTTCCAAACTCAGCTGCAGTGCAACAGCGCTTCGCTGCAGCGTATTCGGAAAGAGCTCTGTTCCACTCGTTTTAGCTTTACTCTTATCAGCTTGCGGTTTTCATTTACGCGGCCTTATCGATGTTCCAGAATGGCTAAATAATGTATCGATTATTTCAAAGGATGGAAATAAAGAACTAATTTCCATATTAAAATCTCAATTAGAAGGTTATAAAATAAGAGTTAACCCCGATCCTGCTTTTGCTAAATACTGGCTCATTATTAGCAATGTTAATGTCCATCAGCAAGTAGTTAGTATTGGTGCAAGTACCAATCCACGACAATATCAACTTATTTTGACTCTAGTATTTACACTACAAACATCAAGGGGACAAGTAATAAAACCCCCACAGTATATTTCAGTAAGTCGTCAACTTACTGTCAATAGTGATCGCATTCTTGGCTCCAATGACGAGGAGACTATTTTAGTTAATGAAATGAAAAAAGAAGCGGTACTTCAAATAATTAATCGCCTAAGTCGAAAATAA